A genome region from Oryctolagus cuniculus unplaced genomic scaffold, mOryCun1.1 SCAFFOLD_135, whole genome shotgun sequence includes the following:
- the LOC100346606 gene encoding leukocyte immunoglobulin-like receptor subfamily A member 2: MPLPSPEEMFQAPSLSAQPSLVVASGGNVSLSCRSEYDDARTVHLLKEGGAGPLHSLEARFSHVAGVWQATFLLGPVNSTQGGIYRCYCAHTSQPHVWSLPSEPLEFQVTGMYRKPSLQAHPGPSVPWGAMVALRCGSEEAMDTFLLHKVGSGAPPQRLHVPGSAMAAQATFMLVPVTSAHGGTYRCYSAHSTDPYLWSWPRDPLQLEVSGGPEPSSPSHPQQGSPAGE; this comes from the exons atgcctctgccctcccctgaAGAAATGTTCCAGGCACCCTCCCTGTCAGCCCAGCCAAGCCTCGTGGTGGCATCAGGAGGGAACGTGTCCCTCTCCTGTCGCTCAGAGTATGACGATGCCCGCACTGTCCATCTGCTGAAGGAGGGCGGAGCCGGCCCCCTGCACAGCCTGGAAGccaggttctcccatgtggctggggTGTGGCAAGCCACCTTCCTCCTGGGCCCTGTCAACAGCACCCAGGGGGGCATCTACAGGTGCTACTGCGCTCACACCAGCCAGCCCCATGTGTGGTCACTGCCCAGTGAGCCCCTGGAGTTCCAGGTCACAG GAATGTACAGGAAACCCTCCCTGCAGGCCCATCCGGGGCCCTCGGTGCCCTGGGGAGCAATGGTGGCCCTGCGCTGTGGCTCTGAGGAGGCGATGGACACCTTTCTCCTGCACAAAGTGGGCTCAGGCGCCCCTCCCCAGCGCCTGCATGTCCCGGGCTCGGCCATGGCTGCTCAGGCCACCTTCATGCTGGTTCCTGTGACCTCGGCCCACGGGGGCACCTACAGGTGCTACAGCgcccacagcaccgacccctaccTGTGGTCATGGCCCAGGGACCCCCTGCAGCTCGAGGTGTCAG GAGGACCGGAGCCCAGCAGCCCCTCGCACCCCCAGCAAGGCTCCCCCGCTGGTGAGTGA